A genomic window from Centroberyx gerrardi isolate f3 chromosome 14, fCenGer3.hap1.cur.20231027, whole genome shotgun sequence includes:
- the sst6.1 gene encoding cortistatin, whose protein sequence is MQLLVVLAALMGVLFSVRAAAVLPVEDRSPIHANRELSKERKELILKLVSGLLDGALDSNMLPGEASPVDLEEPLESRLEERAVYNRLSLPQRDRKAPCKNFFWKTFTSC, encoded by the exons ATGCAGCTCCTGGTGGTGTTAGCAGCTCTCATGGGGGTTCTGTTCAGTGTTAGAGCAGCCGCCGTGCTTCCTGTGGAGGACAGGAGCCCCATCCATGCAAACAGG GAGCTGAGCAAAGAGCGCAAGGAGCTGATCCTGAAGCTGGTGTCCGGCTTGTTGGACGGAGCGCTGGACTCCAACATGCTGCCGGGGGAAGCTTCACCTGTGGATCTAGAGGAGCCGCTGGAGTCTCGTCTGGAGGAGAGGGCTGTCTACAACAGGCTATCACTGCCTCAGCGCGACCGCAAAGCCCCCTGTAAAAACTTCTTCTGGAAAACTTTCACCTCCTGCTAA